A stretch of Deltaproteobacteria bacterium DNA encodes these proteins:
- a CDS encoding proton-conducting transporter membrane subunit: protein MTLSLYNPVLILLAPLLSAVINGLFGKRLGKGVFRLGLALHVIAIAVAIQILYKVVTGGPSVIDLSPLITPGSGIFGFTLLIDRLAAVMMVLISVITATIYIFSMNYMRQETDYPKFNVLLGFATFVLFCMVSSSNLITIFVFWQLVSFVLYLLSYQYSDKKTMQGAFKTFMTLRFGDVMFLLGIALAYSVYGTLELKEIFEQVPSIKTTYPLLGGIDIHANTAITLLIFVGAMSKSAQFPLHVWVRDALYAPTPMHALLHAGIINAGGFLINRLAPLYASSHIALHVILAIGFITVLIGSATMLTQNNIKRTLGYSTIGQMGFMILECGLGAFALAIFHLIAHGLFKATIFLNCGNIIHKARQDPKLPAGIFSEDGGGNNEENEKFSPLMWATGFASSLLLPLLILLAAHGALNIPLMDFQGAVVFMFFSWITSSRVITAIYRARRDVTFVRSLWLSFLMIFALGAVVFAYLFAAESFTYFLYPDHDTVAAYFNAAALPPALFDAIIGITMLFVIGQWVLDYKSTHGRKTSSRHRAQELKTWLYVTLINNAYIDDVYARLYSLVTRAAHAVEKKYLRFLP from the coding sequence ATGACCTTATCCTTATACAACCCGGTACTCATACTTCTTGCTCCGCTTCTTAGCGCGGTGATAAACGGCCTTTTCGGAAAAAGGCTCGGCAAAGGCGTATTCCGTCTTGGCCTCGCTCTCCATGTCATTGCAATAGCCGTCGCTATCCAGATATTATACAAGGTCGTGACAGGCGGCCCCTCTGTCATAGACCTCTCCCCTCTGATTACGCCCGGAAGCGGCATCTTCGGCTTTACGCTCCTCATAGACCGTCTTGCCGCGGTGATGATGGTGCTCATATCGGTCATAACCGCAACCATATACATCTTCTCAATGAACTACATGCGCCAGGAAACGGACTACCCGAAGTTCAACGTGCTTCTCGGGTTCGCCACATTCGTCCTCTTTTGCATGGTATCGAGCTCGAACCTCATAACCATATTCGTCTTCTGGCAGCTTGTAAGTTTTGTCCTATACCTGCTCTCATACCAGTACAGCGACAAAAAGACGATGCAAGGCGCGTTCAAGACCTTCATGACGCTACGGTTTGGCGACGTAATGTTCCTTTTGGGAATTGCCCTGGCCTACAGCGTATACGGCACACTGGAGCTTAAGGAAATCTTTGAGCAGGTCCCCTCTATCAAAACAACGTATCCGCTGCTTGGCGGCATCGATATCCACGCCAATACCGCGATAACGCTCCTTATATTCGTCGGCGCCATGAGCAAGTCTGCGCAGTTCCCGCTTCACGTCTGGGTGCGCGACGCGCTCTACGCACCGACCCCCATGCACGCGCTCCTGCACGCCGGAATAATCAATGCCGGAGGGTTCCTGATAAACCGCCTTGCCCCTCTGTACGCGAGCAGCCACATAGCGCTCCATGTAATATTAGCCATCGGGTTTATCACCGTGCTTATCGGCTCGGCCACGATGCTCACGCAAAACAACATAAAAAGAACGCTTGGGTACTCGACCATCGGACAGATGGGGTTCATGATACTCGAATGCGGGCTCGGCGCCTTTGCCCTCGCGATATTCCACCTCATAGCGCACGGGCTCTTCAAGGCAACGATATTCCTAAACTGCGGCAACATCATCCACAAGGCAAGGCAGGATCCGAAGCTTCCGGCCGGGATATTTAGCGAGGACGGCGGAGGAAACAACGAAGAAAACGAGAAATTCTCCCCGCTCATGTGGGCAACCGGATTTGCGTCGTCTCTGCTGCTGCCGCTTCTAATACTGCTTGCGGCGCACGGGGCTCTCAATATTCCGCTCATGGACTTCCAGGGCGCGGTGGTATTCATGTTTTTTAGCTGGATAACCTCGTCGCGCGTCATAACGGCCATATACAGGGCCAGACGCGACGTGACATTCGTAAGGTCGCTCTGGCTCTCGTTCCTGATGATATTCGCGCTTGGCGCCGTAGTGTTTGCGTACCTCTTCGCGGCAGAGAGCTTCACGTACTTCCTGTATCCGGACCATGACACGGTTGCCGCGTATTTCAACGCAGCCGCGCTGCCGCCGGCCCTCTTCGACGCCATTATAGGCATCACGATGCTGTTCGTAATAGGCCAGTGGGTGCTGGACTATAAGAGCACTCACGGCAGAAAAACATCCTCGCGCCACCGTGCGCAGGAATTGAAAACGTGGCTCTACGTAACCCTTATTAACAACGCATATATAGACGACGTTTACGCAAGGCTCTATAGCCTCGTTACCAGGGCCGCGCATGCAGTAGAGAAAAAATACCTGAGATTTTTGCCCTGA
- a CDS encoding proton-conducting transporter membrane subunit translates to MADISTITITCILALAALSAVLCLRGKEIKEFVFIAAALITGSGFITASSKAAALTSLILTLVIFLAAILINRNSAQVKTFAWGVVMTALALLSAILYAFTNNSAFLVFTFAVMLPLFPLHGAYVALLTGLPLTVAAFFSILMPIMGLYAIFFMPENTLPFAASLQKIHDSMPDVFAVLGAAGCVYGSLRALVRNNAAGIVAYAGLGLTSILWLGLATGSLDATAALTYMASLGAVTTGLLLAWRCITVRYGEMNTDAVTLQIGGLSHSTPVFAAFFFFLVWAALGLPPFGLFTGLIEILIGISKTVSFWGLAVIMCTWLMASWYFIKFLQKVAFGKAKPGFEHIRLRYREGISLLIMLALLLVLGLGSYANLENTKEGVGIKNRLNTKTLPWKR, encoded by the coding sequence ATGGCCGATATCTCTACAATAACGATTACATGCATCCTGGCGCTCGCAGCGCTATCGGCCGTCCTTTGCTTAAGGGGCAAAGAGATAAAGGAATTCGTATTCATCGCCGCCGCGCTTATTACGGGCTCCGGCTTTATCACGGCCTCATCGAAGGCCGCCGCACTGACATCTCTTATCCTTACGCTTGTCATATTCCTTGCCGCAATCCTTATCAACAGAAATTCGGCTCAGGTAAAAACATTTGCATGGGGCGTGGTGATGACGGCACTCGCGCTTTTATCGGCAATCCTCTACGCCTTCACGAATAACAGCGCCTTCCTTGTCTTCACCTTCGCGGTCATGCTCCCTCTATTCCCGCTCCACGGCGCGTATGTGGCGCTGCTTACGGGGCTGCCGCTTACGGTAGCCGCATTCTTTTCGATACTCATGCCAATAATGGGGCTTTACGCAATATTTTTCATGCCGGAGAACACTTTGCCGTTCGCGGCCTCTTTACAAAAAATACATGACAGCATGCCCGATGTCTTCGCTGTCCTTGGCGCGGCAGGATGCGTCTACGGCTCGTTAAGAGCGCTTGTGAGAAATAACGCCGCTGGCATTGTGGCATATGCCGGGCTCGGGCTTACTTCCATACTATGGCTCGGCCTTGCTACCGGTTCGCTTGACGCTACCGCAGCGCTCACCTACATGGCGTCGCTTGGGGCAGTAACAACCGGATTGCTTCTGGCATGGAGATGCATAACCGTGCGCTACGGCGAGATGAACACCGACGCCGTCACATTACAGATAGGCGGACTCTCGCATTCAACGCCTGTATTTGCCGCGTTTTTCTTTTTCCTCGTATGGGCGGCCCTTGGGCTGCCGCCATTCGGGCTCTTTACCGGACTTATCGAGATACTAATTGGCATATCAAAGACCGTATCCTTCTGGGGCCTCGCGGTAATCATGTGTACGTGGCTGATGGCATCCTGGTACTTTATAAAGTTCCTGCAGAAGGTCGCCTTCGGCAAGGCAAAGCCCGGGTTCGAGCACATAAGGCTTCGCTACAGGGAGGGCATATCGCTTCTGATAATGCTTGCTCTTCTCCTTGTTCTGGGGCTTGGCAGTTACGCCAATCTCGAAAACACAAAAGAAGGCGTTGGGATAAAAAACAGGCTAAACACTAAAACACTGCCATGGAAAAGATAG
- a CDS encoding DUF2309 domain-containing protein, producing the protein MEKIGSPKHNLARSAELHTAVRLAGEAIAYYYPMCNFVHHNPLHGFEDIKFEEAVRQGRRLFGANEHISEETFMGYLASGKIEKRHLHRFIEEKIRLKGITGHATAGGRKISALDAIKAVFERKGALDGTVTDKDFLEKISKNLSAVIPAYDPEKEVQNAMEEGKISLWTCLTVASWCDSVLFDKNETTLSERIDTELIRLCEGFFDEGHGRWDMPAREKGLYGAWRRIAARGINRHGIKDIEEKIKCLPIRPEDCIAECLDALGVPEDAVQPYISLHLASLAGWAGLIKWREDHPEYDWQQACPASLVDYVAIRLWYEKELSSIACEKTLGIKAHIGHIREYMTDHSLDYFFRLEHFSKRALPEFSDEVERIVRFGSRTNACWNAIKEDYFRATAKIRTDEKLLSAARHLAAFAENAGIDKSDILGADTVSLKTIIDWMTVLNYSERGLIWLKSLEATYQENLINRLKDNLAAQNGNVQTKRPSTQSLFCIDVRSEPFRRHLEGTGAHETYGFAGFFAAFIKFRAHGSGHETDQFPVVMNARNKVKEIARANQEDSVYKRKARRKLGKTGYNILHDLKEDIITPYVMVESIGWFYSIPILGKSWTKWLYKKASAWITGLWLPQIRTVVTTDRLTKEEAEEILAQNQRTVIRRALKQRFADRGIDVSNAFIENMRLRAMEEELGVLSTEEAEGRFSETEISRFIHNLQEKHKIGPRWSYASMSKIMQHGFTHEEQVFTVETILRATGLTTNFARLVMLCGHGSTTENNPFEAALDCGACGGNSGSPNARVAATMANKRAVRDALKERGIVIPDDTHFIPALHNTTTDEISLFDIEDMPESHRKDLENLKKDLLAAGKLTCAERCSRLPDIAEHLEPEKAWDRIKVRSADWSQVRPEWGLSGNAAFIIGRRRLTGSLDLGGRVFLHSYDHSIDKGCKALEVIMTAPQVVAQWINMEHYFSTIDNDVYGSGSKIYHNITGRNAIMFGTQSDLRAGLPLQTVMNGDKPFHEPMRLVSIIEAPKDDILNIVKRHPVLQNFYDKEWVYLVSIDPVTGEFNRYVADKGWEPC; encoded by the coding sequence ATGGAAAAGATAGGTTCGCCAAAACATAATCTGGCACGGTCTGCCGAATTGCACACCGCCGTAAGGCTCGCCGGCGAGGCAATCGCCTACTACTACCCGATGTGCAACTTCGTGCACCACAACCCTTTGCACGGCTTCGAGGACATAAAGTTCGAGGAGGCAGTAAGGCAGGGCAGAAGGCTCTTTGGCGCAAACGAGCATATCAGCGAAGAAACGTTCATGGGCTACCTTGCCTCAGGCAAGATAGAAAAACGCCACCTGCACAGGTTTATAGAGGAAAAAATAAGGCTTAAAGGAATTACCGGGCACGCAACAGCCGGAGGCAGGAAGATATCGGCGCTCGACGCCATAAAGGCGGTCTTTGAGCGCAAGGGCGCGCTTGACGGAACTGTTACGGACAAAGACTTCCTGGAAAAAATATCCAAAAACCTTAGCGCTGTTATCCCTGCCTACGACCCTGAAAAGGAAGTACAAAATGCCATGGAGGAAGGTAAAATTTCCCTCTGGACATGTCTTACGGTAGCTTCGTGGTGCGATAGCGTGCTCTTCGACAAGAACGAAACGACCCTGTCCGAGCGCATAGACACGGAACTGATAAGGCTCTGCGAAGGGTTCTTCGACGAAGGCCACGGAAGATGGGATATGCCGGCAAGGGAAAAGGGCCTCTATGGCGCGTGGCGCCGCATCGCAGCCAGGGGCATTAACCGCCACGGGATAAAGGACATCGAGGAAAAAATAAAATGCCTGCCCATACGGCCGGAAGACTGCATCGCAGAGTGCCTCGATGCGCTCGGGGTGCCGGAAGACGCCGTGCAGCCCTACATATCGCTCCACCTTGCTTCGCTTGCGGGATGGGCCGGTCTGATAAAATGGCGCGAAGACCACCCTGAATACGACTGGCAGCAGGCCTGCCCGGCAAGCCTCGTGGATTATGTGGCCATAAGGCTTTGGTACGAAAAAGAGCTTTCATCCATAGCATGCGAGAAGACACTTGGCATAAAGGCCCACATCGGCCACATAAGAGAGTACATGACCGACCATTCGCTCGATTACTTCTTCAGGCTCGAGCACTTTTCCAAACGCGCGCTTCCTGAATTCTCGGACGAAGTGGAAAGGATAGTGCGTTTTGGCTCCAGAACGAACGCCTGCTGGAATGCTATTAAAGAAGACTACTTCAGGGCCACCGCAAAGATTAGAACGGATGAAAAGCTCCTGTCGGCTGCGCGCCATCTTGCCGCATTCGCGGAAAACGCGGGCATCGACAAGTCAGACATCCTTGGCGCTGACACCGTGAGCCTTAAAACCATCATCGACTGGATGACCGTACTAAACTACTCGGAGCGCGGGCTCATCTGGCTTAAATCCCTTGAGGCAACGTACCAGGAAAACCTGATAAACAGGCTCAAGGACAATTTAGCTGCGCAAAACGGCAATGTTCAGACAAAACGCCCCTCGACGCAGTCGCTATTCTGCATAGACGTAAGGAGCGAACCGTTTCGCCGCCATCTCGAAGGGACAGGAGCGCACGAGACCTACGGGTTTGCCGGGTTCTTTGCCGCGTTCATAAAGTTTCGCGCCCACGGAAGCGGCCACGAAACAGACCAGTTCCCTGTCGTCATGAACGCGCGAAACAAGGTAAAGGAAATTGCGCGGGCAAACCAGGAAGACTCCGTTTATAAACGCAAGGCCAGGAGAAAGCTCGGCAAGACCGGCTACAATATACTCCACGACTTAAAGGAAGACATCATAACGCCTTACGTCATGGTTGAGTCCATCGGATGGTTCTACAGCATACCAATCCTCGGAAAGTCGTGGACCAAGTGGCTCTACAAGAAAGCGTCTGCCTGGATTACAGGCCTGTGGCTGCCGCAGATAAGGACTGTTGTTACGACCGACAGGCTGACCAAAGAAGAGGCAGAGGAGATACTTGCGCAGAACCAGCGCACTGTTATACGCCGGGCGCTTAAACAAAGATTCGCTGACAGGGGAATAGACGTATCCAACGCCTTTATCGAGAACATGAGGCTTCGCGCCATGGAAGAGGAACTCGGCGTCCTGTCGACAGAGGAGGCAGAAGGCAGGTTCAGCGAAACAGAGATATCTCGCTTTATACACAATCTGCAGGAAAAGCACAAGATAGGGCCGCGCTGGTCGTACGCAAGCATGAGCAAAATCATGCAGCACGGCTTTACGCACGAGGAACAGGTCTTTACCGTAGAAACGATACTTAGGGCAACGGGGCTCACGACGAACTTCGCCCGCCTCGTCATGCTCTGCGGCCACGGCAGCACGACGGAAAACAACCCGTTCGAGGCCGCCCTGGACTGCGGCGCGTGCGGCGGCAACAGCGGCTCTCCAAACGCAAGGGTCGCCGCCACCATGGCCAACAAACGCGCCGTAAGGGACGCGCTCAAGGAAAGAGGCATAGTCATACCCGACGATACGCATTTTATCCCTGCCCTGCACAATACTACGACTGACGAAATCTCGCTTTTTGACATCGAGGATATGCCCGAGTCCCACAGGAAAGACCTGGAGAACCTGAAAAAAGACCTCCTGGCCGCAGGCAAACTAACCTGTGCGGAAAGATGCTCGAGACTGCCGGATATCGCAGAGCATCTCGAACCGGAAAAGGCATGGGACAGGATAAAGGTTAGGAGCGCAGACTGGAGCCAGGTCAGGCCCGAGTGGGGGTTATCGGGCAACGCTGCCTTTATAATAGGAAGGCGCCGCCTCACAGGCAGCCTGGACCTTGGCGGCAGGGTATTTCTTCATTCCTACGACCACTCTATCGACAAGGGCTGCAAGGCCCTCGAGGTCATCATGACAGCGCCGCAAGTGGTAGCTCAGTGGATAAACATGGAGCACTACTTCTCGACCATCGATAACGACGTCTACGGAAGCGGCAGTAAGATCTACCACAACATAACCGGAAGAAACGCCATAATGTTCGGCACACAAAGCGACTTACGGGCAGGGCTTCCGCTCCAGACCGTCATGAACGGAGATAAGCCGTTCCACGAGCCAATGAGGCTGGTTTCCATAATAGAAGCGCCAAAGGACGACATACTAAACATCGTCAAGCGCCACCCGGTGCTCCAGAATTTCTACGACAAGGAATGGGTCTACCTGGTATCGATAGACCCGGTAACAGGGGAATTTAACCGCTACGTTGCCGATAAGGGCTGGGAGCCGTGCTAA
- a CDS encoding P-II family nitrogen regulator, producing MSKFKLQPMKEVKIFVQGEQLNHVTNLLDAVKTPGYTIVPTISDKGNHGVHVSNPMTNELENTVMLLTVVPEEQLEPIIAGIAPIFEKHAGAIFVFDTTVVKRDSGK from the coding sequence ATGTCGAAGTTCAAGTTGCAGCCGATGAAGGAAGTAAAGATTTTCGTTCAGGGAGAGCAGCTAAACCACGTCACCAACCTGCTCGACGCCGTAAAAACACCTGGGTACACAATAGTCCCGACCATCTCGGATAAGGGCAATCACGGGGTCCACGTATCGAACCCGATGACGAACGAGCTCGAAAATACGGTCATGCTCCTTACCGTTGTGCCAGAAGAACAGCTCGAGCCCATCATCGCAGGGATTGCTCCTATATTCGAGAAGCACGCCGGAGCGATATTCGTCTTCGACACGACGGTAGTAAAGCGCGATAGCGGCAAATAA
- a CDS encoding UDP-2,3-diacylglucosamine diphosphatase, protein MKAVFVADAHIKGQDDPTQQAFVELLTSFASGPARADVVVLLGDIFDFLTNFKGYDFPQYKPALDAIKKLSDAGIKVFYAEGNHDFLLSPYITARTGAEACPDTAAMDIDGKRVLFCHGDVFDESVGYIILRGFLRSPLLRAIKRVLGPSAGVSMADFFSKKSGKAAAESKKYIKLDESFKRIAYELIGEKDVLVAAHTHVAGVVTVEKGGMKCIYANPGSFASERTFIWCDKGAYELKKF, encoded by the coding sequence ATGAAGGCAGTATTCGTAGCTGACGCGCATATAAAAGGACAGGACGACCCGACACAACAGGCCTTTGTCGAGTTGCTTACCTCTTTTGCAAGCGGCCCGGCAAGGGCCGATGTCGTCGTGCTTCTTGGCGATATATTCGATTTCCTGACGAACTTCAAGGGTTACGACTTCCCGCAGTATAAGCCTGCGCTCGATGCCATAAAGAAGCTCTCGGATGCGGGCATTAAGGTGTTTTACGCCGAGGGTAACCACGACTTCCTTCTTTCTCCTTATATAACGGCGCGTACAGGCGCAGAAGCATGCCCCGACACCGCGGCCATGGATATTGACGGCAAGCGGGTGCTCTTTTGCCACGGCGATGTGTTCGATGAGTCGGTTGGGTATATAATACTAAGAGGTTTTTTACGCAGCCCCTTACTGCGTGCGATTAAGCGCGTTCTCGGGCCTTCTGCCGGGGTTTCTATGGCGGATTTTTTCTCGAAAAAGAGCGGCAAGGCAGCGGCTGAAAGCAAAAAGTACATCAAGCTCGACGAATCATTTAAGCGCATAGCCTACGAACTGATAGGCGAGAAGGATGTTTTGGTGGCAGCGCACACGCATGTGGCGGGTGTGGTAACAGTTGAAAAAGGCGGCATGAAGTGTATTTATGCCAACCCAGGAAGCTTTGCCTCAGAGCGCACGTTTATTTGGTGCGATAAAGGAGCGTACGAGCTTAAAAAATTCTAA
- the aroE gene encoding shikimate dehydrogenase, producing the protein MAKGAITGMTRVAAILGHPVGHSISPAMQNAAFKKLGMDVVYVPFEVAPADLGAALKAVRAFGMIGVNITIPHKVAVMRHLDKVDKAARLIGAVNTIVNRGGVLTGYNTDGEGYLKSLSDETGFSPKGKTALILGSGGAARSIAVTLAMKGVGRIVIANRTITKARALTALINKNFKGVAAMPCCSADADMLRNVDLVVNTTSLGMKGKFVKQSPLFLAGVNPKAVISDIVYNPEMTVFLKDAKRRGLKIHKGLGMLIYQGALGFGLWTGKAAPVAIMARAAKKALR; encoded by the coding sequence TTGGCTAAGGGCGCTATTACAGGCATGACGCGCGTTGCCGCGATACTGGGCCATCCTGTTGGACATTCCATTTCGCCGGCTATGCAAAACGCCGCCTTCAAGAAGCTTGGCATGGACGTTGTTTACGTGCCCTTCGAGGTCGCGCCTGCTGATCTGGGGGCTGCGCTAAAGGCTGTGCGCGCCTTTGGTATGATAGGCGTGAACATCACAATCCCGCACAAGGTCGCGGTCATGCGCCACTTGGATAAGGTGGATAAGGCCGCACGCCTGATTGGCGCCGTGAATACCATAGTGAATAGAGGCGGCGTCCTTACCGGTTACAACACCGACGGCGAGGGGTATCTAAAGAGTCTTTCCGATGAAACAGGATTTTCGCCAAAGGGCAAGACCGCGCTTATACTTGGCTCGGGCGGCGCGGCGCGCTCGATTGCAGTAACGCTTGCAATGAAGGGCGTTGGGCGTATTGTCATCGCAAACCGCACGATTACAAAGGCAAGGGCGCTCACTGCGTTGATAAATAAGAACTTCAAAGGAGTGGCTGCCATGCCTTGCTGCTCTGCGGACGCGGACATGCTAAGAAATGTCGACCTCGTAGTGAACACAACGTCGCTTGGCATGAAGGGGAAATTCGTTAAACAAAGTCCGCTTTTCCTGGCCGGAGTGAACCCTAAGGCGGTGATTTCGGATATCGTGTATAACCCGGAGATGACGGTATTTCTAAAGGACGCCAAACGGCGCGGCCTGAAAATTCATAAGGGCCTTGGGATGCTTATTTATCAGGGTGCCTTGGGTTTCGGGCTCTGGACAGGAAAGGCTGCGCCCGTGGCCATTATGGCAAGGGCAGCCAAAAAAGCCTTGAGATGA
- a CDS encoding bifunctional riboflavin kinase/FAD synthetase — MKVIKDSKRGCSKKGAVVTIGNFDGLHLGHEKVIRAVTKRAATLGLISVVLTFDPHPRKVIGSGKDAPKMLLSLDDKVRLIEGQGVDCLMLLKFTKAFAAKHPRDFVEDVLVGRLNAREVWVGRDYSFGKGRIGTVEYLKELGREFSFKVRVVPALRKRGKIVSSSVVRELVEKGDVKAAAALLGRHYEITGKVVRGDSRGALLGFPTANMQSRNELIPLSGVYAGYVKTRGSAYVAAINVGGAPTFGRGRTVIEAHLIGFKGSLYGKNIGVSFVERLRPEKRFSSKAALLMQIEADVERTRKIIKKEMGLG, encoded by the coding sequence ATGAAAGTAATTAAAGATAGCAAAAGAGGATGCTCCAAGAAGGGCGCCGTAGTCACCATCGGCAACTTCGACGGCCTTCATCTCGGGCATGAGAAGGTCATACGGGCCGTTACCAAACGTGCCGCCACTCTCGGTCTTATCTCCGTTGTGCTCACATTCGACCCGCACCCGAGAAAGGTGATTGGAAGCGGCAAGGACGCGCCGAAGATGCTGCTTTCCCTTGACGACAAAGTGCGTCTTATCGAAGGCCAGGGTGTCGATTGCCTCATGCTTCTCAAGTTCACAAAGGCCTTTGCCGCAAAGCACCCGCGTGATTTCGTGGAGGACGTGCTTGTTGGCAGGCTTAACGCGCGCGAGGTCTGGGTGGGCCGCGATTATTCCTTTGGCAAAGGAAGAATTGGCACGGTCGAGTATCTAAAGGAGCTTGGTAGAGAGTTCTCCTTCAAGGTGCGTGTTGTTCCTGCGCTTAGAAAGCGCGGCAAGATTGTCAGCAGTTCGGTTGTAAGAGAGCTTGTTGAAAAGGGCGATGTTAAGGCTGCTGCCGCGCTGCTTGGCCGCCACTACGAGATAACCGGCAAGGTCGTGAGAGGCGATTCCCGCGGCGCGCTTCTCGGGTTCCCGACTGCGAACATGCAAAGCAGAAATGAACTTATTCCTCTCTCCGGCGTGTACGCAGGGTATGTGAAGACTCGCGGCAGCGCCTACGTCGCGGCCATAAACGTCGGAGGTGCGCCGACCTTTGGCAGGGGCCGCACGGTTATCGAGGCCCATTTGATTGGCTTTAAAGGGTCGCTTTATGGTAAGAATATAGGCGTGTCGTTTGTAGAGAGGCTAAGGCCGGAGAAAAGGTTTTCTTCAAAGGCCGCGCTGCTCATGCAGATAGAGGCTGACGTGGAAAGAACAAGAAAGATAATCAAAAAGGAGATGGGGCTTGGCTAA